From Mangifera indica cultivar Alphonso unplaced genomic scaffold, CATAS_Mindica_2.1 Un_0091, whole genome shotgun sequence:
atctaagatgaaaatgataatcagattattttttatattatttaacacatcaccattgataattgaatattattgaaatattttattacttataaaccaaacaaaataatgcaaataataaaatatagattaccagAATAACTTTTAATTCTCttcaaccaaacgccccttaatATATAATGAAGAATCTTAGTAATCCAAACATATTTTAGTTTGACGTCTGTGGCAAGTATAATGTGACTATCAAAATTTTTGAGTTGCCTTAGACTCATCAAGGGAGTAATTTTAATTCTCCACCAATTTATGTATGATTGGTCTAATCCCCTCTTTAATGAGCTCCCACGAATACACTACACACACTCTGTGGTTAAAACACTTCTAACTACAAATATTACATCTACACACCTAATGACTATACACATTGACTTTCAAACATTGATCATTGGTAGCTATTTAAACCCCTGACACGACTCCCAACTTAAACTCGTGTCAACAATGCTTTTCAAAATCccaacaacaaagaaaaatcgctaaaaagataaataaacattttaatcCACATAAGATATGATAAATGTAGCCCATGTGAACTTATACAATTTATACGAATTACATGGTTGAGAATTTATTCCTTTGTCGACTCATTGTAGTTGTTCGTTTCGGGATGTCGATAACTATTATGACTGTAAACAACCAAAAAGACTATGAAAAAGTTAGCAAAGACTCATATATTCATGTTTACATAAgctaaatatgaaaacaaacaaatcaattaTTCCTACAAAGAAGATGCATACCTATATAATGCCTAAACCATTAAAATTTGGGTTTACATGTCTAGAATACCTTTAAAAAATATCCAGTTAAATCATACTGAACTATTTCAACATAATTTTCAAGCatagtttaataaataatattacatgtattcactttgaatatacaaataaatatatatttatatatcattatatgattgggtgttattttatcttttaatttaaaattactcaatcacataatgacacatactaaatgtatatttatttatgtacttaaagtaTATATACACACCGTTATTaaacagatatatatatatatatatatatataaatataagttatatatatatatatatatatatatatatatatagagtttaaGTATCTTCTCTTGATATTTCAAGATCAAATTCTCGACTTACCTCTAATTGGTTGATTTCGAAAGTCTCAAACTTGCATGAGAAACAATTATGTCTTATCTTACTGGTTTGTCtaccttttttttcaattggtgGGTTCTCCCCTCAAACCCATAGCCGGTGTAAACTCATGCAAGGAAAATCTATTTAAGTATCTTGTGTCTCTGTTGAACCACAACTCATTATTCAATGTCTCAATGTCCACCTCtcttataataacattaattatgacaTAATTTTGTGGAGAATTCGATAGGTCTAATGTTTAGAAACCTACCAAAAAGACATCCAAATGACAAAGATAGGTGATAATCATTGTATAATATTAACCCCTTTGGAGTCCTCATATCACGTGACACTCTTgtcattatctatatataaaacaccataagagaaaatatagtttaatagtaaatcataattattataaaaaaacacaactcacattatatttaaccaaaaatgatataaaaaagaattatatttcaaatatagacatttttttataaccACGGTCCACTGGTTAAACGTTGGAAACAGATAGACAATTGATTACaaacagataaaaaaatatatataatatatatatatatatatatataaaactaatttcttgtttatgattttataaggatataaattatagtttggGACTAATAAATTTAGTACCCAACgttattaatataacaataaagttattataattgaaatgagtgtcaaattaaatatcaatcacatgatattatataattaatatctatATTTAGATATGTCAAATGGATTGAGTCAACCCAAAGTACAAAATTTTAGCTCGACCCATTATTATAGCGGTTCATGTTGTGAGCCTAACATTTAGGCTTGTGGGTCATTACTATacacaatattatttaaaaaatgaataaataaataaaataataattatacacaaATCGACTCAGCCCTATATACATAGCGTTAGGCCATGGGTCTTACGTATTTTGTGGGTTAGCCTAATCCAAAGGTCCACAACCATGTGGGCTTTAGACCCGCCGCATTAACGCCTCTATCTATATTaatacacatagcattactattaatataaatatacattctATGTGTAATAATTTTGACTTTTAGATTACAAGAATAGATGTAATAATGGATTTTGagtcaaaccaaacttaaagaaccagtttaattttaatttaaatttagaatagtTAGCTTAAGACAAAGGACTCATTTgacttataaaaaataaatagtaattgaaaaaaaaatcatatgagAAGAAAAGAATAGTCCGTGATATGagttttcattcaaatcaagcTAAATTcgaaataactttttttaaatttaaattcaactcatttgagTGGAACAAGGATCCAAACTCAAACGGATAAAGtaacatagttttaaaaaccatataaaaccagttaaattatcatatgttaataaactaattttgatttgcttaaaaattgtttttggcATTAGACTGATTTGCATATGATGGTTTTAACATTAGACCGGATAATAAATCGAGTTTGACTTGaccactataaaaaaaaaattatattttttagattaatttttgaaactcaaACCTAAACTTcaactattaattttatgaatatatacaaTTCAgattacatatttaatattaaattatacaaaattatttaaaatattattcttaatagtTATCCAATTCAATAATAGTCTGATTCAATCACCAATAAAACAGTCTCTTAAGTGGTTGGGTCAGACCATCCTTTTCACCGTATTGATGATTCATCCGCATCCGAAAACATTATAAGATAGAAATGCTAGAATACCACCGCATAGATATGCAATCAATTATATAAGATAATCACGACTTAGATTAGCCGATGTAAGAAAAATCAATATGAATTTAGGGCAACAGGCTGAGATTGAGCCTGCGGTAAACACACAAGCTTCTGACAGATGGCAGATGGGGGTTCTGGTTTTGAGAGTGAAGTCTCATCAAGTTGTAACGTATGAAACTCAGTTCAGTTCtgaatttttttggtaagttacTCAGTTCTGATTTTATGACAAATCTACAACCCCTTTTTTTTCACCACTTGATTTTAGACTTATAGCCATCAGTACGTTTCAAATCTCAACTCAACATTGTGCCTCAAATCTCACAAATCTTACTGAAACAAGAAGACGAAGAAAAAGCAGAGGCTAGAAACCAGGAATTCAAGAAGCAAAAATGTCAGATTACTTACCAGAAGAAGTCCTCATCGAAATCTTCCTCAGGCTTCCCGCGAAATGGTGATGAACTCTAGGTATGTTTGCAAATCATGGTACTCTATGCTCACTGAACCCACTTTCATTTCTAATTACAACAACTTTCACACCCATAACAAAACTAATGATCGGATAATGGTGAGGCACTATGAGAGGTCCCTTTTGAAAGACATAGTCAAACTTCACCGTGACGATGACGGCTCATTCATCCCGGACGAAGAGCTAATTTTACCACTCGATGCCAGGCGTAGCCCTTATGCTATCATTGATTCATCTTTTGGCTTAGTGTGTTTGTATGGCTTCGTCTTTAGAACCCGCCGAAACATATAGTTATATGGAACCCTTCTCTTGGCTTTTCCAAGAGAATTTTAGTTAAGCCCTTTGATGAAGATCATTTTGAAGAACCGATTTACGGATTCGGGTTTGACCCGAAGAGTAACGACCACAAGGTGGTGAGAATCTTGTACCATCAACAGCGCCGATATGTTGGTGAAGGCGTCGTCAAGAGTGTTGAAATTTATGCTTTGAATGTTGGCGAGTGGGTGGATATTTCTGGAAAAGCTGCACCTGGCTGTCTCATTAAGGATTCTCTGTCGAGGGCTTATGTGGATGGGGCGGTTTATTGGGTTGCGCAAATGAATGTGGGAGTTATTTCCCGCAAACTGGTGTTGTCCTTGTTTGATTTGAGCGATGAGACGTTTAAGACATTGGAAATGCCGGATGAGCTTAAGTGGAAAACGAAATTGGTTGAACAGAAGTTCCAAAACGAGCAGTTAAAAGTAGTTGCTATGAACAAGTCACTCAGTTTGGTGCACTTTTTTATACAGTGGACGAAAAGTCCTTCTTTTGATGGGTGTAACATTTGGATGCTCGTTGAAAATGGTGGCGCAAGAGGGTACTGGACGATAAAGTATAGAGTTGATCTCCGATTAGGGATCGCCAACGTTTTAGGGCTGAGGAAAAATGGAGAAGTTGTGCTAGTGGCAAGGCACACATATGAGCTGATTTGCTTTCCTATTGGCAGTAGAAAAATCAGATACTTGGATATGATTGGCGATTGGAGTACTTTCTACATGAACACTTACATTGAGAGTCTGCGTTTATATGAGAGAGGAAATCATGAGTTTATCAACAATTTTGATTCTTCCGCAGTGCCAGCAACCGGGAATGGCGATGAACTCACGGAGGCTTGAACTTACTGTCTTTCTTCAGCCATGTGTGTGCTATTGGGAATAATAAGTAGCAATATTTTTAGCTAGATTGTCGTCAGTTGTGTGTCATTTAATGTGTTTTAATGTAACAATTCTTGTGTCCTCTCTATAGGGTCAAAACTTTTCCCCATTGAACAAGGtcaagatataataataatctgtgaagtttttatgtttttagtcaGTGTGAATTGTCTCTAAATGTATACTCCTGGGGGAGGACGTAATTTTGTGTTGAGCTTAATTCACttaaatgagaaatttttatcccaatatttggttttaaaaaaaaaaaaaagaccggTAGGATTTAggatttaagatttaaaattccactgttatatttttttaaaggaatttaCATTCTCatagttatgaaaatttaattacactTTAAACTTATTGACGTAGatgcaaaaataattattattgatgataCGGTTTTTCGTcattaacttatatatataatttagagttttatataaaatatgttatggTAATAGCAATTAGAGCCTAAGAAAACTCGgtgcacaatttttttttctgtttcgtaatattagaatttttatttaaattacactgtaatactataaattatataacatttcatcaataaaattgaTTCAATATATAACCCAATTCATAATAAT
This genomic window contains:
- the LOC123207663 gene encoding F-box/kelch-repeat protein At3g06240-like; protein product: MADGGSGFESEVSSSCNNPPKHIVIWNPSLGFSKRILVKPFDEDHFEEPIYGFGFDPKSNDHKVVRILYHQQRRYVGEGVVKSVEIYALNVGEWVDISGKAAPGCLIKDSLSRAYVDGAVYWVAQMNVGVISRKLVLSLFDLSDETFKTLEMPDELKWKTKLVEQKFQNEQLKVVAMNKSLSLVHFFIQWTKSPSFDGCNIWMLVENGGARGYWTIKYRVDLRLGIANVLGLRKNGEVVLVARHTYELICFPIGSRKIRYLDMIGDWSTFYMNTYIESLRLYERGNHEFINNFDSSAVPATGNGDELTEA